The proteins below are encoded in one region of Candidatus Planktophila lacus:
- the serA gene encoding phosphoglycerate dehydrogenase: protein MITEKEALRVAKPVVLIAEELSPATLEALGPDFEVRNCDGANRTELLAELGKGVDAVLIRSATKMDAEAIAAAKGLKVIARAGVGLDNVDIPAATTAGVMVVNAPTSNIVSAAELAISLLLASARFISPAHAALRNGKWARSKYTGAELFEKTLGIVGFGRIGQLVAHRMQAFGMNVVAYDPYLQPARAAQLGVELVDLDTLLTRSDFITIHLPKTKETANLIGVEALKKVKPSVRIINAARGGVLDEAALHDAIVEGRVAGAGLDVYVTEPCTDSPLFQLDQVVATPHLGASTDEAQERAGIAVAVSVRKALAGELVPDAVNVKGGAIHEEIRPSLPLVEKMAQIATAIAGELPTNLDVHVRGDISEHDSSILAISALKGALLATGAEDVTYVNAPGLAAARNLTSTSDTDAVSPEYRSMISLHCALANGKSITVDGTLMGIRKVEKIIAIDGFDLDLPPTDNLLFLRYADRPGVVGAVGNALGKAGINIAGMQVARASAGGEALMAITVDSPVADAIVSAVAKETGADLVRSVTLVN, encoded by the coding sequence ATGATTACCGAGAAGGAAGCGCTGCGCGTGGCTAAACCTGTTGTATTAATCGCTGAAGAATTAAGTCCGGCAACCCTAGAAGCGCTAGGCCCGGATTTTGAAGTACGCAATTGTGATGGCGCAAACCGCACCGAACTCCTTGCCGAACTTGGCAAAGGAGTCGATGCGGTCTTGATCCGTTCTGCAACCAAGATGGATGCAGAAGCAATCGCTGCGGCAAAGGGTTTGAAAGTTATTGCACGCGCTGGCGTTGGTTTAGATAACGTTGATATTCCTGCAGCAACAACTGCAGGTGTAATGGTCGTTAACGCACCAACTTCAAATATTGTCTCTGCGGCAGAGCTTGCCATCTCATTGCTACTTGCTTCAGCACGTTTCATCTCACCAGCACATGCGGCACTCCGTAATGGCAAGTGGGCGCGCTCTAAGTACACCGGCGCTGAACTATTTGAAAAAACACTTGGCATTGTTGGCTTCGGACGTATTGGCCAGTTAGTTGCTCATCGCATGCAGGCATTTGGCATGAACGTAGTTGCCTACGATCCATACCTACAGCCAGCCCGCGCTGCACAGCTTGGCGTTGAACTAGTTGATCTAGACACACTTCTTACTCGAAGTGACTTCATCACAATTCACTTGCCAAAGACTAAAGAGACTGCAAATTTGATCGGCGTAGAAGCGCTTAAGAAAGTTAAGCCTTCAGTTCGCATCATCAACGCAGCTCGTGGTGGCGTTCTCGATGAGGCCGCTCTGCACGATGCGATCGTTGAAGGTCGCGTTGCTGGTGCTGGACTTGATGTTTATGTCACCGAACCTTGTACTGATTCACCTTTGTTCCAACTTGATCAAGTAGTTGCAACTCCACACTTGGGCGCATCAACTGATGAGGCTCAAGAGCGCGCTGGAATTGCCGTTGCAGTTTCAGTTCGTAAAGCACTTGCTGGCGAGCTAGTTCCTGATGCAGTCAACGTAAAGGGTGGCGCAATCCACGAGGAAATTCGTCCATCGCTTCCACTCGTTGAAAAGATGGCGCAGATCGCAACTGCAATTGCGGGAGAGCTTCCAACCAATCTTGATGTCCATGTGCGCGGAGATATCTCTGAGCATGATTCATCAATCTTGGCCATTAGCGCACTTAAGGGCGCACTACTTGCAACTGGCGCTGAAGATGTTACATATGTAAACGCTCCAGGCCTTGCAGCTGCTCGCAATCTGACATCAACGTCAGATACTGATGCAGTAAGCCCGGAATACAGAAGCATGATTTCTTTGCATTGCGCACTTGCAAATGGAAAGTCGATCACCGTTGATGGAACTTTGATGGGTATCCGCAAAGTTGAAAAGATCATCGCAATCGATGGTTTCGATCTTGATCTTCCACCAACCGATAACTTGCTCTTCTTGCGTTATGCCGATCGCCCAGGCGTTGTTGGCGCAGTCGGAAACGCACTTGGCAAAGCCGGAATCAATATTGCAGGAATGCAAGTTGCCCGCGCTAGCGCTGGGGGAGAAGCGTTGATGGCTATCACCGTTGACTCACCTGTTGCTGATGCAATTGTTTCGGCAGTTGCTAAGGAAACTGGTGCCGATCTCGTCCGTTCAGTTACCTTAGTGAACTAA